A window from Halomicrobium urmianum encodes these proteins:
- a CDS encoding potassium channel family protein, whose product MRFVIVGYGRVGIRTARILQSEAHEVVVVDDDREKVERAEEEGFEVYHGDGNDESVLEQADLETADAIGGLTGDLNTNFTACMIGKEYGCRAVLRIDEDYREEIYENYAEDVDEIIYPERLGAAGAKTALLGGNFNVLADLTERLSVASVTVPEHSPVIGERVIEVDLPGDARIYAHGKAHEAMTIPLPRTTVEAGDSVAVMASPETLDDVRAALKGA is encoded by the coding sequence ATGCGATTCGTCATCGTCGGGTACGGGCGCGTCGGCATCCGGACCGCTCGCATCCTGCAGAGCGAGGCCCACGAGGTCGTCGTCGTCGACGACGACCGCGAGAAAGTCGAGCGGGCGGAGGAGGAGGGATTCGAGGTCTACCACGGCGACGGGAACGACGAGTCCGTCCTCGAGCAGGCGGACCTGGAGACGGCCGACGCGATCGGCGGGCTGACGGGCGACCTGAACACGAACTTCACGGCCTGCATGATCGGCAAGGAGTACGGCTGCCGGGCCGTCCTCCGCATCGACGAGGACTACCGCGAGGAGATCTACGAGAACTACGCCGAGGACGTCGACGAGATCATCTACCCCGAGCGCCTCGGTGCGGCCGGGGCCAAGACGGCGCTGCTGGGCGGGAACTTCAACGTCCTCGCCGATCTGACCGAACGGCTCTCCGTCGCCAGCGTCACGGTTCCCGAGCACTCGCCGGTGATCGGCGAGCGCGTCATCGAGGTCGACCTGCCCGGCGACGCCCGCATCTACGCCCACGGCAAGGCACACGAAGCGATGACTATCCCGCTGCCGCGCACGACCGTCGAGGCCGGCGACAGCGTCGCCGTGATGGCCAGTCCCGAGACGCTGGACGACGTCCGAGCGGCGCTCAAGGGCGCCTGA
- a CDS encoding DUF7384 family protein — protein MSDAARVVADADVLAADLLVGGAAREALDRVREHSWVTLIASDALLDDAEATIATLADDELAGDWRERIERERETVEHPEGDHPGLASAYRGDAAHLLSYDDSLRSSAAGLSIQPHADLSVRLPDAFARLFDAASLYEATHDGDYPGPDRDPRE, from the coding sequence ATGAGTGACGCCGCCCGCGTCGTCGCCGACGCCGACGTCCTCGCCGCCGACCTGCTCGTCGGCGGGGCCGCCCGGGAGGCGCTGGACCGCGTCCGCGAGCACTCCTGGGTGACGCTGATCGCCAGCGACGCTCTGCTGGACGACGCCGAGGCCACGATCGCGACGCTGGCCGACGACGAACTGGCCGGCGACTGGCGCGAGCGGATCGAGCGCGAGCGCGAGACCGTCGAGCACCCGGAGGGCGACCACCCCGGGCTGGCCTCCGCCTATCGCGGCGACGCCGCGCACCTGCTCTCCTACGACGACTCGCTCCGGTCGTCGGCGGCCGGCCTGTCGATCCAGCCCCACGCCGACCTCAGCGTCCGTCTGCCCGACGCCTTCGCCCGCCTGTTCGACGCCGCGTCGCTGTACGAGGCGACTCACGACGGCGACTACCCCGGTCCGGATCGGGACCCGCGGGAGTGA
- a CDS encoding SDR family NAD(P)-dependent oxidoreductase — MSGSGDDGGASPVSGPALITGASAGIGRSLAGEFARHHYDVVLVARRAERLRDLADDLERPGVEATAVPMDLAADGAPARLWDALDERGIDPGALVNNVGVGTHGRFAESDLDRERTQLRLNVELPVELTRRFLDGRDRGAVLNVGSVAGFTPGPYMAGYYASKAYVNSFSEALAAEHCDDDDVRVTVVCPGPVDTEFHDRAGVDHSSIGRWLSYDPDFVARTAYDGLRRGETVVIPGRGMRALSALLRVVPRSLRRWGGRLVNGGR; from the coding sequence ATGAGCGGCTCGGGGGACGACGGTGGAGCGTCGCCCGTCTCGGGGCCGGCGCTGATCACGGGCGCGAGCGCCGGCATCGGCCGGTCGCTGGCCGGTGAGTTCGCCCGGCACCACTACGACGTAGTCCTCGTGGCCCGCCGCGCGGAACGGCTGCGGGACCTGGCCGACGACCTGGAGCGGCCAGGGGTCGAGGCCACCGCCGTCCCGATGGACCTCGCCGCCGACGGCGCGCCCGCGCGGCTCTGGGACGCCCTCGACGAGCGAGGGATCGATCCGGGGGCCCTCGTCAACAACGTCGGCGTCGGGACCCACGGCCGGTTCGCCGAGAGCGACCTTGACCGCGAACGGACGCAGTTACGGCTCAACGTGGAACTCCCCGTCGAGCTCACCCGCCGGTTCCTCGACGGGCGCGACCGGGGCGCCGTGCTCAACGTCGGCTCCGTGGCCGGGTTCACGCCCGGCCCGTACATGGCGGGCTACTACGCGAGCAAGGCCTACGTGAACAGCTTCTCCGAGGCGCTGGCCGCCGAGCACTGCGACGACGACGACGTACGCGTGACGGTGGTCTGTCCCGGCCCGGTCGACACCGAGTTCCACGACCGCGCCGGCGTCGACCACTCGTCGATCGGCCGGTGGCTCTCCTACGACCCCGACTTCGTGGCCCGGACCGCCTACGACGGCCTCCGTCGGGGCGAGACGGTCGTGATCCCCGGGCGTGGCATGCGCGCCCTGAGCGCGCTCCTGCGGGTCGTGCCGCGCTCGCTCCGGCGGTGGGGCGGCCGGCTGGTCAACGGCGGCCGCTGA
- a CDS encoding non-canonical purine NTP pyrophosphatase: protein MLTFVTTNPGKAAEAEEYLGEVEQFDFDYTEVQADTLGEVAAHGARQAYRATGDPVIVDDAGLFVDAFDGFPGPYSSYVEDTVGVERVWRMTEPEDDRGAAFKTVIAYCDGEGFEATPEPVDRERRGQDLAADERGAATTDEQVAGEDLPVKLFEGAVPGEIVAPRGDQGFGFDPIFEHDGTTFAEMDTDEKNAVSHRGRALAKLAEWLETSDRLE, encoded by the coding sequence ATGCTCACGTTCGTCACGACCAACCCCGGGAAGGCCGCCGAGGCCGAGGAGTACCTGGGCGAGGTCGAGCAGTTCGACTTCGACTACACCGAGGTGCAGGCAGACACGCTCGGCGAGGTGGCCGCCCACGGCGCCCGCCAGGCCTACCGGGCGACCGGTGACCCGGTCATCGTCGACGACGCCGGCCTGTTCGTCGACGCCTTCGACGGCTTCCCCGGTCCCTACTCCTCCTACGTCGAGGACACCGTCGGCGTCGAGCGCGTCTGGCGGATGACCGAACCGGAGGACGACCGCGGCGCGGCGTTCAAGACCGTGATCGCCTACTGCGACGGCGAGGGCTTCGAGGCGACGCCCGAGCCCGTGGACCGAGAACGACGAGGGCAGGACCTCGCCGCCGACGAGCGCGGCGCCGCGACGACCGACGAGCAGGTCGCCGGCGAGGACCTGCCCGTGAAGCTGTTCGAGGGGGCCGTTCCAGGCGAGATCGTCGCACCGCGGGGCGACCAGGGCTTCGGGTTCGACCCCATCTTCGAGCACGACGGGACCACCTTCGCAGAGATGGACACCGACGAGAAGAACGCCGTCAGCCACCGCGGCCGGGCGCTGGCGAAACTGGCCGAGTGGCTGGAGACGAGCGACCGGCTCGAATGA
- a CDS encoding DUF5808 domain-containing protein, translating into MADRPQSGELFGVPYNFERPSIRRLLSSYWQPGDNMLVEKPFGIGYTLNLANWRSWVVLAVAGAMLWLEQGSGGGAEGDRDDDGEPVEVVVD; encoded by the coding sequence ATGGCTGATCGACCGCAGTCAGGCGAGCTATTCGGCGTGCCGTACAACTTCGAGCGACCGAGCATCCGCCGGCTCCTCTCTTCCTACTGGCAGCCCGGCGACAACATGCTCGTCGAGAAGCCCTTCGGCATCGGCTACACGCTGAACCTCGCCAACTGGCGCTCCTGGGTCGTGCTCGCGGTGGCCGGCGCCATGCTGTGGCTCGAGCAGGGCAGCGGCGGCGGTGCCGAGGGCGACCGCGACGACGACGGCGAACCGGTCGAAGTCGTCGTCGATTGA
- a CDS encoding universal stress protein, protein MERALVVLDQDEQGRRLLEEAAELASGVDAKLHVLTLLTPEEFGEKRDALDAVERGEQTSYDDSVVLDRARQDAEEIIGETVGDLDLDYEVVPGRVGEAENESDRILETAGERNVDHVFVAGRKRSPTGKAVFGDRAQSIVLNFDGPVTSLLE, encoded by the coding sequence ATGGAACGAGCACTCGTCGTCCTCGACCAGGACGAACAGGGCCGCCGCCTCCTCGAAGAGGCGGCCGAACTCGCATCCGGGGTCGACGCCAAGCTGCACGTGCTGACGCTGCTGACGCCGGAGGAGTTCGGTGAGAAGCGCGACGCGCTGGACGCCGTCGAGCGCGGGGAGCAGACGAGCTACGACGACAGCGTGGTCCTCGACCGGGCCCGCCAGGACGCGGAGGAGATCATCGGCGAGACGGTCGGGGACCTGGACCTGGACTACGAGGTCGTCCCCGGACGCGTCGGCGAGGCCGAGAACGAGTCCGACCGCATCCTCGAGACTGCCGGCGAGCGGAACGTCGACCACGTGTTCGTCGCCGGGCGCAAGCGTTCGCCGACGGGCAAGGCCGTCTTCGGCGACCGCGCGCAGTCGATCGTCCTCAACTTCGACGGGCCCGTCACGTCGCTGCTGGAGTAG
- a CDS encoding bifunctional N(6)-L-threonylcarbamoyladenine synthase/serine/threonine protein kinase, whose product MRVLGIEGTAWAASAAVYETNDPTSSATDDERVFIESDPYQPESGGIHPREAAEHMGEAIPEVVETAIEHAEERAEEAGEDPANPIDAVAFSRGPGLGPCLRIVGTAARAVAQRFDVSLVGVNHMVAHLEVGRHYAGFDAPVCLNASGANAHLLGYRNGRYRVLGETMDTGVGNAIDKFTRHVGWSHPGGPKVEEHAREGEYVELPYVVKGMDFSFSGIMSAAKQASDRGTPVEDVCRGLEETVFAMLTEVSERALALTGADELVLGGGVGQNDRLRGMLAEMCEERGADFFAPEARFLRDNAGMIAVLGAKMYAAGDATPVAESAVDPDFRPDEVDVTWRTGEAVGAARRFERVEATDGQPVQGAEAAVEIEGDRVIKRRLPRTYRHPELDERLRTERTRSEARLTSEARRHGVPTPVVYDVDPHEARIEFQYVGEAELRDRLSVDAVRDVGRYLARIHDAGFVHGDPTTRNVRVRAANDPRTFLIDFGLGYYTRDEEDHAMDLHVFAQSLTGTADDPGPLWDAAEDAYRAESERADAVLDRLREVEGRGRYQ is encoded by the coding sequence CTGCGCGTGCTCGGCATCGAGGGGACCGCGTGGGCTGCGAGTGCGGCCGTATACGAGACGAACGATCCAACGAGCAGCGCCACCGACGACGAGCGCGTCTTCATCGAGAGCGATCCCTACCAGCCCGAGAGCGGCGGCATCCACCCGCGCGAGGCCGCCGAGCACATGGGCGAGGCGATTCCCGAAGTCGTCGAGACGGCGATCGAGCACGCCGAGGAGCGTGCCGAGGAGGCCGGCGAGGACCCCGCGAATCCGATCGACGCGGTAGCATTCTCCCGCGGACCCGGGCTGGGCCCGTGCCTGCGCATCGTCGGCACGGCGGCCCGCGCCGTCGCCCAGCGGTTCGACGTGTCCCTCGTGGGCGTCAACCACATGGTCGCTCACCTGGAGGTGGGCCGCCACTACGCCGGGTTCGACGCGCCGGTCTGCCTGAACGCCTCCGGCGCGAACGCGCACCTGCTGGGCTATCGCAACGGGCGCTACCGCGTGCTCGGGGAGACGATGGACACCGGCGTCGGCAACGCCATCGACAAGTTCACCCGACACGTCGGCTGGTCCCACCCCGGCGGCCCGAAGGTCGAGGAGCACGCCAGAGAGGGCGAGTACGTCGAGCTGCCCTACGTCGTCAAGGGGATGGACTTCTCGTTCTCGGGGATCATGTCCGCGGCGAAGCAGGCCTCCGACCGGGGAACGCCCGTCGAGGACGTCTGCCGCGGCCTGGAGGAGACCGTCTTCGCCATGCTGACGGAGGTTTCCGAGCGGGCGCTGGCGCTGACCGGCGCGGACGAGCTCGTCCTCGGCGGCGGCGTCGGCCAGAACGACCGCCTCCGGGGGATGCTGGCGGAGATGTGCGAGGAGCGCGGGGCCGACTTCTTCGCGCCGGAGGCCCGGTTCCTGCGGGACAACGCCGGCATGATCGCCGTTCTCGGCGCGAAGATGTACGCCGCCGGGGACGCGACTCCGGTCGCGGAGTCGGCCGTCGACCCCGACTTCCGGCCCGACGAGGTGGACGTCACGTGGCGCACCGGCGAGGCCGTCGGTGCGGCGCGCCGGTTCGAGCGCGTGGAAGCGACCGACGGGCAGCCGGTTCAGGGGGCCGAGGCCGCAGTGGAAATAGAGGGCGACCGGGTGATCAAGCGGCGACTACCGCGGACCTACCGTCACCCAGAGCTGGACGAGCGCCTCCGGACAGAGCGGACCCGCAGTGAGGCCCGTCTCACCAGCGAGGCGCGCCGCCACGGCGTCCCGACGCCGGTGGTCTACGACGTGGACCCGCACGAGGCCCGCATCGAGTTCCAGTACGTCGGCGAGGCCGAGCTGCGGGACCGCCTCTCGGTGGACGCCGTCCGGGACGTCGGCCGGTACCTCGCCCGCATCCACGACGCCGGGTTCGTCCACGGCGATCCGACGACGCGGAACGTCAGAGTACGTGCAGCGAACGACCCGCGAACGTTCCTCATCGACTTCGGCCTCGGCTACTACACCCGCGACGAGGAGGACCACGCGATGGACCTCCACGTGTTCGCCCAGTCGCTGACGGGGACGGCCGACGACCCCGGACCGCTGTGGGACGCCGCCGAGGACGCCTATCGCGCCGAGAGCGAACGGGCCGACGCCGTGCTCGACCGCCTCCGCGAGGTGGAGGGGCGCGGCCGCTACCAGTAA
- a CDS encoding 30S ribosomal protein S27ae yields the protein MARNEYYDDDGDATKEQCPRCGDSFLADHDDRQHCGKCGYTEWK from the coding sequence ATGGCCCGCAACGAGTACTACGACGACGACGGCGACGCGACCAAGGAGCAGTGTCCCCGCTGTGGCGACAGCTTCCTGGCGGACCACGACGACCGCCAGCACTGCGGCAAGTGCGGTTATACCGAGTGGAAGTAG
- a CDS encoding 30S ribosomal protein S24e, with translation MEIDIIAEDENPMLHRTDVRFEVSHEDATPSRLSVRDSLAAKLNKDAGEVVVRELDTKFGMRKTVGHAKVYDDADQARDVEQDHMLERNKIVADGDAEEEAEEA, from the coding sequence ATGGAAATCGACATCATCGCGGAGGACGAGAATCCCATGTTGCACCGGACGGACGTCCGGTTCGAGGTCTCTCACGAGGACGCGACTCCCTCTCGTCTCTCCGTGCGCGACTCGCTCGCCGCCAAGCTGAACAAGGACGCCGGCGAAGTCGTCGTCCGGGAACTCGACACGAAGTTCGGCATGCGCAAGACCGTCGGTCACGCCAAGGTCTACGACGACGCCGACCAGGCCCGCGACGTCGAGCAGGACCACATGCTCGAGCGCAACAAGATCGTCGCCGACGGCGACGCCGAAGAGGAGGCGGAGGAGGCATAG
- a CDS encoding AAA family ATPase — MEPPLWTEEHAPSLADIPQEQAREHLQRAVEEPMNLIVHGPKGSGKTAAVRALAEATHENPDADLIEINVADVFDMTKKEISQDPRFRSFIDSKRRRESSKADLINHVLKESASYTPMSGSYKTILLDNAEGMREDFQQALRRVMEQYYEATQFVIATRQPSALIAPIRSRCFPIVMRAPTHAETVGALERIVEREGVDYEAEGLEYVAGYADGDLRTATLGAQTTYEQQGEITMNAAYEALNEVEADDQVETMVEAAAAGEFTDARSTLDNLLVDEGHSGVDVLEDVLAVVRSKYSGDVVAEIHRLAGEIDADLVEGTNDRLHVSHLLAELGEIAGDRE; from the coding sequence ATGGAACCGCCGCTGTGGACGGAGGAACACGCCCCGTCGCTGGCGGATATCCCCCAGGAACAGGCCCGGGAGCACCTGCAGCGGGCGGTCGAGGAGCCGATGAACCTGATCGTCCACGGGCCGAAGGGGAGCGGCAAGACCGCCGCGGTGCGGGCGCTGGCCGAGGCGACCCACGAGAACCCGGACGCGGACCTCATCGAGATCAACGTCGCCGACGTCTTCGACATGACGAAGAAGGAGATCTCGCAGGACCCGCGCTTCCGATCCTTCATCGACAGCAAGCGCCGGCGGGAGTCGTCCAAGGCGGACCTGATCAACCACGTCCTCAAGGAGTCCGCCAGCTACACGCCGATGTCGGGGTCGTACAAGACGATCCTGCTGGACAACGCCGAGGGGATGCGCGAGGACTTCCAGCAGGCGCTGCGCCGCGTGATGGAGCAGTACTACGAGGCGACGCAGTTCGTCATCGCCACGCGCCAGCCCTCGGCGCTGATCGCGCCGATCCGGTCGCGCTGCTTCCCGATCGTGATGCGGGCGCCCACCCACGCCGAGACGGTCGGTGCACTGGAGCGCATCGTCGAGCGCGAGGGCGTCGACTACGAGGCGGAGGGCCTGGAGTACGTCGCGGGCTACGCCGACGGCGACCTCCGGACGGCCACGCTGGGCGCCCAGACCACCTACGAGCAGCAGGGCGAGATCACCATGAACGCCGCCTACGAGGCGCTCAACGAGGTCGAGGCCGACGACCAGGTCGAGACGATGGTCGAGGCCGCCGCGGCCGGCGAGTTCACCGACGCCCGCTCGACGCTGGACAACCTGCTCGTCGACGAGGGTCACAGCGGCGTCGACGTGCTGGAGGACGTGCTGGCGGTCGTCCGCTCGAAGTACTCCGGCGACGTCGTCGCCGAGATACACCGCCTGGCCGGCGAGATCGACGCCGACCTGGTGGAGGGGACGAACGACCGTTTGCACGTCTCGCACTTGCTCGCAGAGCTGGGCGAAATCGCAGGAGACCGTGAGTGA